The DNA sequence AGACATAAGCATTGTTGGCATTATAATTATTACTATGTCTTTGGAAGGGATGCTTCCATAGATgtgattttttctcattttgtagcTTTAGGATAAAATCTTCCTTGGCCAATCACTTTCCTAATGGCCACCTGAACATCTTTGTTCCTGAGGCTATACACCATAGGGTTCAACAATGGAGTCACAACTGTGTAGGTCACTGTCACTAGCCTATCTCTGCTAGATGAGTGCTTGGCTGACGGTCGCAGGTAGACAAAGGAAGCACAGCCATAGTGGACAATGACCACAGTGAGATGGGAGGCACAAGTAGAGAAGGCTTTTCGCTTGCCTTCGGCTGATGGGATCTTCATGACTGTGTGAAAAATGAGGCCATAGGAGATGCATATTAAAATCAGAGGGACCATAAGAACTAGAACTCCACCAATGTAGATTAACAGTTCATTAATGTAGATATCAGTGCAAGCAAGTCGGATAACTGGCACAATGTCACAGAAATAGTGGTTGATCTTGTTTGGGCCACAGAAAGGGAGTTTAAAGGCTAAAAGCGAGCCAGTGAGTGAGAACAGAAAACCAATCCCAGCACAAGCTGCTGCCAGTTGTCCACATACCTTCCAGTGCATAAGAATGGGATAGCGAAGTGGGTGACAGATGGCAGCATAGCGATCATAACCCATCACCCCCAGCAGCATACAATTAGTGATAGCAAACCCAAGGAAGAAGAACATCTGAGTGGCACAGTTAGAAAAAGAGATTGTTCTAAGCAGAGACAAAAGATTTATGAGCATCTTGGGCAGGATGACGAAAGTGTAGCATGtctcagagacagagagaatccCTAGGAAGAAGTACATAGGTATGTGGAGACTGTGATCCAGGCAGATGACAGTAACAATAATGATGTTTCCACTCAGAATAATCATATAGAGgcatagaaaaagaacaaagaggatGAGCTGAATTTTTCCAAGACTGGAGAATCCCAGCAAAAGGAACTCTGTGACAGATGAGAAATTTGCTTGGTTGACTTGGCCCCAGAGCTTAACCTACAAAGAACAGGAACAAAGGAAACAGTAGTGTACCCTGAAAGATGAATATAATTAATTCCACTTTGGATTGAAGAACAATAAATCAGAGAAAGAGTAAGAACTTACTCTAGTAGAAAATGCCCTATTGGTTACAACATTTCATAGTACTGTTTCAAATACTCTGATTACATTTGTTTTCAGATCATTTCTGTATCTCTTATACTGTTTAAGTCTAGGAGACCCTTTCACATTGGTTACTTCAAATAACAattaaggaataaaaatgaaaatatcctgTGTAACAACTCTAGCTCTCCCATTATCTGTGTAATCctttgtgactcagtttcctcatctataatgtAAAGATATTAATAGTAGCTCTCCTAAgaattatatgaaaattaaagCACTTAACAGATCATGTGTACCTTGTAAGCTTTTAATAAGTGTCAGCTTCTGTTAAATTATATTGTTCAATTTTCAGGAATTGACTACTAGTTTCTTGTAAGTTTCCTTTTGGGTATATTTTGTATGTGCCTACAactaaggttttattttttattttatctcagctattcaggaggtggagttgGAGGATAGTaaattcaatgccagcctgggcaaatgcaagatcctatctcataaacaaaatagaaagaaaagggctAGGGGCTTAGTTTAagttggaggccctgggttcaattatcagtaccaaaaaagaaagaagttggaaCTGACTTAGAGTTCTGCTATAATTGTTGCtttaaatttcacaatgaaataaGGTAAAGCCATCAGACCTTCCTGAACCCCTGAATTTCCAATAGAATTCACCATTGTATTGACCACATCTGTTTCAGCGCTTCCAATTTCTCCTTTCTAAAAGGTGGGCAAATTTGTACCCCCTTGATTCAAATGAAATCAAATTTGAACTTAATAGATTAATTTTTATAGCCTTCAAAgacatctgaaaaaaataaaagcactgaagCAAACTGCAAAATGAGTATTCTTTAGCTAATGTATAACTCAACTCAAGAAACAAATAGACAGCTCATCCTACTCATTTGAAGTATAGTTCTTTCACCTTTTACCGTCTCTAAGTGTTCTCACTTTGGCTTCTTTCACATTCAAGAGGGGGCTTGGAGGCAAGAGGTAGTGATACAAGTagataatctcagttactcaagTAGCAAatgtagaaggattgcagtcagaggtcagcccagacaagaGCAAGAGACaatatctgagaaacaaactaaagagcaaaaaggcctgggggtttggctcaagtggtagagctcttgccaaataagtacaaagccctgaattcaaaaccacaGCACCACTCACAGAGAATGAGAACTCTTGAAGGAGAATATTAATTTTGCTTAATCATAGTGACCTGTAGGCTAATGGGTATAACTGAAATGTTCTAGAGTAAACAAATCACCATTTCcattcctttattcatttgttaATGTGATATTTATAGGTAAATTAAATTAGTAAATATCCATATTCAATAAACAGTTAATGTCTATATTACACATTTTCTTAGCCACCTTGCCTTCTTCACAAACTGTTTTATCTTCTCCCCAAATGCTCCAATAAAAAAGGTAGTTTTTCTGCTGCAAGACCAGGTTTTCTAATCTCACAGTATCTCTCACCTGTGCTTTTGCTTATCTGGGAAATTTCTATTCATTCTCCATTCTTGATCATTCAACTAGAAACCACAACGTCTGGCTACTCTGGCCTCCAAATACAAGAGTCCCatgaccttttctttcttttaaattttttatggtaCACTTAAATATATCATAGATGATAATTGTCTCTACATCTGTTAGAGAGGATAAATGCCTTGGAGGTATTTTGTATACCACTataacaactaaaaataaattgaCATTTAAGGGCTATTTGTTCAATGAACTGGTCACTAAACATTtggtaaatatttaattaaataataaatttaatattttttaaaagacatctgTAAATGCATTTAAGTACATGAAAGGGATGGTGGTATTTTTAGTCATGGGGGGAGCTTTCTGAGAACAGAGATTCAGTCTGTAGTTGATAGGATCGCATTGCATGGTTGTAATTATACTATTCACATGATAATCTGTCACAtagtttataaattataaatatgaacCAGATCTAGTTTtcatgaattcacaatactttaCATATCAAGTAATGAATAACAAAACAGTCACCATTAGGATGTTTCTTGAGGAGTGTGATTTATTTACCTCCTCAGTTCCCATATCTCAGGCTTATATAGTAGATAATTTGTCCACAGAATGTTAGGATAGTGAGGATCAAGGAAAGCAGAAGGTCTGTAAAGAAAGACAGCTCAGTTAGAAATTCACTTCTTTCAAATTCTTCATTGCTAATTAGATTTTTCTAATACTCTTTGGTCATAAGATAACACTTTCATATGATATATGAGAATGGAAGGTTAGTGCACTAAGCAAATGTTGGAGACTTAtgagcatttgtttttctttatcaattaTCCAGGGAAGACTTCTTAAAGGATTGTCTTTAGGAAAGCAAAGGGCTCTGGAGAACATTTTGATGGCACTTGGTTGAAGCCCTTTCTGTGCCTATTAGAGGTCAGTTGGTTATGCTGCATTTTACCTTCCAGAAATCCCTTTATTTTCATACACTTTTCTATGTATGCATAGATGtgccttcttttctttgtatgttcTTCTTTCACCATCACTAAGAAACTATGATTAACAGACTGCAGCTCATAAGATAattgaaaatttctaaaattatcaCTGGCAATTGATATCAGTAGATCCAAATATTTCCTTAACTCATCTTGCAACATAAAATAACTCAAGAGGGGTTATCTTTCTATGTTCCCTAATTGGTGGAAACCAATGAAACCCAGTACTGTCACAACCATTTCTATCTTGAAGACTATTCCACTCCTTCTACCACTGACATTTCAATGCCCAAAACTGTATTCTTATCTTCTCTCCtgagaattttgaaaattattcccCAAAGTCATTGAAGAACTTTTCTTTTGTCTCATATTAGTTATGACCTTAATATGTTGGTTGATATTTATACTTTTCAAAACTCCAGGGAGCCATTATTGCAAcattaattttagaataattcCATTATTCTCTCAATAAGAAAGTAGATACGGAAGACACCATGGATCCAAATCTCACAAGTCCAATAGGGAAAAATAGagcagggaaaagaaaaacatggcattggTCATTAGTTGGTTGTTTCTTCCAGCTTCTCTGTTGGCTGATTAAAAGCCGAAGGCTGCTGCAAATTAAGGACAGGAAAGCAAATATGAAAAACCCATATTATAGAAGATAGTGCAGGACTGTATTTTATGAAGTCATTTTTGGAAGGGGGaagctttctttttccttgaacTTCACCAGGACAAATAAAACCTTTTTCTAATCATTGCCACAGAAGAAACAAAGTTCTTCTTTATAGTCTAGTTTCATCAGGAACATGCAACTCATGTGATGTACCAAGAACAGGTACATAGGAGCACAGCATGAGAGATGGGGGCCAAAACTAAAATGGAAAACAGCAGATTTGGAGACTGAAGGAAAGTTGTGGAATAGTTAGGTGCAGTTTGCAGAGGTAATAGTTTGCTTTTTCCTAGCCTTTGAGAAACGGAAAGATCTAAGCCAAGTATCTATCTCAAGGGAAGGAAATAGGAATAATGTACTGTGGGCAAATATCTTGGAGAGCTTAGGTCATCTTCCCaattaaccacattgtttcctgcaGCTGTCTGATGGTTTTATTCAGGATAGATGAGAGGGATTGTGGAGTTGGAGAAAATCAGTTTAGTGCTTATTTATAGTTGTATGCCATTGTTTCCCTAACCTAAATTTGAAATTAGGTTAGAAGTCAAGTTCCCTGTTCTTAGACTTAGCAACATACTTTCTAGACCTTTAAGTTTCCCCAAAATTGTTAATCTTCTTCCTTTTTGaataatataggaa is a window from the Castor canadensis chromosome 11, mCasCan1.hap1v2, whole genome shotgun sequence genome containing:
- the LOC109674952 gene encoding olfactory receptor 10R2-like, whose protein sequence is MGTEEVKLWGQVNQANFSSVTEFLLLGFSSLGKIQLILFVLFLCLYMIILSGNIIIVTVICLDHSLHIPMYFFLGILSVSETCYTFVILPKMLINLLSLLRTISFSNCATQMFFFLGFAITNCMLLGVMGYDRYAAICHPLRYPILMHWKVCGQLAAACAGIGFLFSLTGSLLAFKLPFCGPNKINHYFCDIVPVIRLACTDIYINELLIYIGGVLVLMVPLILICISYGLIFHTVMKIPSAEGKRKAFSTCASHLTVVIVHYGCASFVYLRPSAKHSSSRDRLVTVTYTVVTPLLNPMVYSLRNKDVQVAIRKVIGQGRFYPKATK